DNA from Triticum aestivum cultivar Chinese Spring chromosome 7D, IWGSC CS RefSeq v2.1, whole genome shotgun sequence:
GGCACGCCCCAGATCTGGTTGAATGCATGCGCCCGTGCGCACCGCCGTACCGTACGTGGGGAGCGCGCGCACCCGCGGGCGGGCGGGCGCACGGACGGGTGAGGAGAGGACGCCGAGGTGGAGCCGGGAGCCAGCCAGCCAGCCCCCATGGTAGGCCGCGTAGCCAGCTGCGTGCGTTGAACCGGCGCAGGACGGCAATGTCCCTCCACCCGCGTCCTGCGAGCGGCGGGCCGGGTCCGGGGCCGGGGCCCCTCCGACCTCCGTCCCCTCGTCCTTCGTTTGTTGCGACGCGTCGTTGCATGCATGGGGGTGACTCAGCCGGCGGGCCCGGCCCAGACGCGCCTCTGCAGCCTGGCTAACTGGGCGACCATGCCGGCATGCCCCTCCCCTACGTAGCCCCCGGCTGTCGCGATCGCCGCACCGGCGGAGTAGCTCGGAATCTTAACTCGCGCGGTCGCGCCGGGCAGGGGCGATTTATGTCGGCCGGTGAACTGATCCCGGCCAAGGGGCGTCGTCTTCTCCGTGCGCGTGGGCGACGGATGATCAGATATGCGCGGTCGGCCGTGGGAAAGCCGCGGATCAAGGCCAAATCCCCGGCGGGCTTCGATAGGCGCGCGCGGCCGGCGGCGCCGGTGACGGCCACAGTCGTGGATCCGATCCACCGTCAAAGGGCTTCTGTGGTGTGGATCCGTCGATCGTGCAAGTCGGCTCCGTCATGCGCGGGGTGGTGTACGAGATTCTTCAGATAATTTCCGCCCTCCATCGATGAAAACAGTTACTAACAGTGTGCGCACTTTCGGTTAGATCAGAGACAGGCTCTGTTCATGCGGAGAAAAACTCGTTGAGAGCGCCGTCCGTGTCTAGTCCATGGATCTCCTCCGAGATGCGGGGGTCGGTTCAGCAAAGGAATCTACTTTAGTTCAGGAGCTGTACCGCAGCTAGTCTAGCAAGTTTGCCTGCCAGCGACACCCGGTGATTGAGCTGATTGATGATGCTAACGGTCGCGGATGGAGGGGAGGACACCATCATATCGCTGGATTTTCAGACGCGACGTGTACGTCCGACCCGTGACCGTAAACAGACCGGCCTCTCTTTTTTCTTTGCAGCAAGGGGTGGGCTGGATATGCATGCGGCAGGCAATTCTCAGCGTCTCCCGGTAAGCACAAAACGTCCCTTGGGAGAGATTACGGCCAGATGCGCACGCGCTCGTAGTGTTCGTTGAGAGTGGTGTATGGGCAAGACATGGCGTAGAGCCCGGCAGGCAGGATTGGGACCCAGGTGACCGGCCAGGGAAACTGTCAGATCATCATCAATTGGTGAGGGACCTATTGCTGCTGTGTTCAGTTCCAAGTTGCTGCACAGTGCGTCAATCATTGGGCCTCACCAGTTGCTCGATCGATTGATCACAGCACCTAATCGCTcccgctagctagctagctagctagcggaAGCTAGCTCAGCCATAGCAAACCATCTCCGGTACGGCATATGCACCGGGCCGGAGTACGTCGGTCGTCGCAGGAATTTGTCCGACGGGACGTGTGCGTGGCTCGCCAGCAGCTCCATCATCGTTTCCAACCAAAGCTTCACACCAAATGGTCTATCCAAATTCCTCATAGGGATTACCTACCTGATGAATGATGATCCAAATGGAACCAGCGCGCGGGCTGTACTGGTGGCGCCATGGTCGTTGGGCCGTCGAGCTGAGCTGCACGGACCGGTCGCATTGAAACGGAAGGGATCCCCCGATCGGGACAGGACTGGAGTGTGCACGCGTATGAGCGTACCCCTCCCGAGCCCCGGCCGGGGACCTCGCCGCCGTCGGCATATGTAGCTATCCCAGTTGGCCTCGCGCTAACAAACTGGAGTGCTCCTTGTATAAAGTGTGTGGTGCGCGTGAACCGTCGTGGATCGATCCAATTAAGTTGCAGGCTAGCCGGCCGCGCGCGACCGAGACCAACCGGTTAGCTCAGCGCTGAATTGCTCGCTCGCCCGCTCGCTCGGGTGGCAGAGTTGATGAGGAGCTGGGCCAAGCTCGTGCGTGCTTAACTCGACGGACGCCTACCTTGACTTGCAGGGGAAAGTGCATCGCCTGATTGGGAGACGCCAGCCGGCAGCCAGGTGCTGGGGCTCCGTGCCACGGCCACCGTCCGTCGGTGGGTGggccggcgtcggcgtcgtcgtcgCCTTTCCAGTGGACGGCAACGTTTGCCGGCCCGCACCGCGCGCCGACACGGCCGGCCCCCGGCACCTGCCCCTGACGCCACGTACGTCCGTCCGTGCGCGCGTACGAACAGGTGGTGGGCGCCGGCGCGCCCGTCCGTGCATGCGCGCGTACGATCGATCAGCATCAGCCGCGCGCTACAGCGAGCGCCCCGCAGCTCGCTCGCCAGGAAAGGACGTCGCAACAACAACACCACCCCCGCGCgggggcccggcccggcccggcccccCGTCCGCACCCGCGATTCCCGCAATTCCGCCCGTCTTTTCCCCCTGGAGAGACGACGGGGACGGCGAGAAATGCATGCCACCGTCGTACCGGGGTCGTTACCGCCGCGGCTCTGGCCTACGTCTGCTGCCTGCGTCGGCATGCATGGATGGATCCATCCGCCGGAGTTAATTCTCCCGTCTTTGGATGCTCGTCGGCAGCCAGGAGGGCAGGCCCCGCCGGACCAGATCAGTCGGTGCGTGCGTGGCTGGCCGTATGTGATGAAATCCGGCCGATATGTTATCCTTTGTCGGGGCGCTGCTCTTGGCCGGGAACGTGCGCACGGTGACATCGCTCGCGCCACGCCACGCACGGTGCATGCAGGTAGTAGGTCGCAGATGGGGATTCATGGCCGGGGGCAGAGGGTGAAGCCGTACGGGACCGGCGGTACAGGCGTCCGTACGGGCTCGGTTAACTGAACGCGGACCAACTAATTGCTGCATGCACGCGCTAGCTGGCCAGGTAGTGGTTAATTAAGCCTTGGTGAAAGCGTGAAGCATTCCACGTTGCCCGCGGCGACAGCCCTATTCATTTCGCCTTGGCCGGTAGCACCTTGTAAGCGTGCGAGTGATGGCTTGACAGGGTGCAGCTTGCCTTTTCCGAAAACATAGTGCACGTTGTGCATGTGATCCGATGGAAGAGTATTGTAGTACTAGTATTAGTATTGCATTAGTGTATGGAGTGCTCTGCTACTCTGCAAATGACTTTATGGTTCAATAATACAATTGTATTCTCAGTTGGTCGGTCCCTGCGAATTCACTCCATCCTAACTGGCGAACGTTCGCCGGGGGAGGTAGCACGTGTTAACGATTTGGTGGCAGTTTTAGTTGTTTGAAGTCGGGAGAGGTGACATTTTCTTCAAAGGACATGATAGTTTCTCCCCGAGAAGACAATTTTCGTCTAAAATTGCCGCCGTTTGATCTCGTTTTACTACTACGGCCAGTAAAGATGGTTCACTTGCCGCCCCTTAGATCAAATATTCACCTGTTACCGTTAACATAACATGGAACCTGTTGATTAGCCAGACGGGCAGGTGGATGATTTCTACATGTACAAGCATGACAATGACACAATGGCTTTTTGAGAAACAAAAAGGCCCGTGAGTATAATATCGTTTTTTTTTAGTCTGTGAGTAGAATATCTGAGCGAGCTCGAGTCGTGCAGCCAGGATTGCAAAAGAAAAGCTCGTCGCGAATGCGACGTTGATTAATCTATCTATGCCTAGCAGAACAAAAGATTTCGTAAGCATTCTCGAACCCTCACATATCCAGCTAGTCCTTTTCGCCGAGGTTTTACATGGAGACAACTAATCTATCTCAATTGTAGTAGTACAAGAGATGCATCACACCAGACTCCGGTATCTTAATTTGGTTGTACCTTTTCTTCGTAAGTTATTAAGGTAGCTCGCCCACGCGTGTCAGCAGGACGATGCTGAGATCCCCTGTTAATTAACTACTAGGAAGTCATTTTCCTAGCTCAGGCAATCATGTCTCGTATGTTTGCGTAACTTAAGGTAGCTCGCTGATGCATGTCAGCGGCATGTTCGAGCATTGCTGAGTTTTAATTAGTTAAAAAAGGACCGCCCATTTTCCCTGCTTGATGATCTCGACTTGTGAATCAGGAGCATGTGCGCATCTCTTTCTTGCAAGAAAATGTCATTCATATAGTTCTACGAAAATGCACGCATCTCATGATGGATTAAGGCCATGGATCGGATGGAGGCTAGTGGCCACCCATGCATCGCACAATAGATTGTACACTCGCATGTTGAAGCTTTCTACTCTACCCATCTTCTTCAGATCACCGGCAAAAACATTCGGatcatcgtcctcgtcctcgtcgtcctcctcctcccgttcTCCGGCGGCCCAATCCTGCTGTTGTGTGCCCGTTTGGGTGTTGGCCTACCGCGTGCCGGTCTGGGTGTAGCCTTGTTGCATTCCGGTTTGGGAGTAGTTGCCGGATTCGATTCTTCCACCTGCCCGTCCTCATAGgatcctcctcccccgcctccgtCTTAGACAATGTCCAACATCTCCCGGCCCCCATCGTCGTACCCTGCTCCTCCGTTTTAGGCATAGCAGCGAATAGCGTGCGGGCACTCATCTGCACCCTGCTCGCCGTCCGCGCTCGGACAAGCTGCGGCGAAGAACCCTCCGAGAAGAGCAGCGATGCAGCTTTTGACGTAGATGATGAATGACACGTTGACATATGCCGTGGACTGCCTACCTAGATGCTTGGTGGCGTAGAAGTACGGAGCCTTGTAATGCTCCAGCCATGGCGTTGTATGTACGGTGGGGGACACCATCGGGGCACCCTGGCCCAGGCCGCGACCTCCACCAGGTAAGCGACTAGCGCGCCCGCCGCCACGTCCGCCATCAGCACGCCCTCCGCCGGTTTTCTGCTTCTTGAGCGTCTCCTCCTTTACGGCTTTTGCTTTGATGCATCGATTTTGCCGCGTCACCGAGTTGATCTTCCGGGCAAGCGCAATGCTTGGACTTCTAGCACCTCCATCTCCGGCAGGCTACCCGCCGGTTCCATGTGTCGGCAGCAGGAGGGAAGAATAAAGTGGGAGCAAAGGGCGGGAATAGGGTGAGAGCGGCGGGATGGTAGAAGAGAGAAAGAGGATTCTGCCGCAGAAACAGGGCGGGCAACTACAAAAGCGTGGGCTCCGCCTTCCGTTTGGGTGGGCCAAGGGTGTCTGACATGTCTCGTGTCTGGACTcctgcagcccccccccccccccccccccccccccgcggaatGTTTGGTCCCAGTTTATCGGAAAGACATGGTCTGGACAGCACCGCAGACGGATGGAGTCGGTGTTGGATGGCTTCCGGGGTCCAGACTGCTACGTCCGGACGTATACGGGCGATATGAGGTTCCGCGTTGGAGCTGCCCTAATGGCTCTAAAACAGTTGTATTTTGAACTGGTTCTTGCAAATTGagttgaaaggattgagaagaggtgtctagaggggggtgaatagactcttagcaaggaaaagtagcagtttttaatttcttcaagttaaggtggagttttagcacaagtttaaacattcacaatacatatcaagcaagcatgacaagagtatatgagcagcggaaagtaaagcatgcaactcgcgagaatgtaaagggatgggattggagtgtgcaaacgcaattggagacacggagatttttggcgtgattcccataggtggtgctatcgtacatccacattgatggagacttcaacccacgaagggtaatagttgcgcgagtccacggagggctccacccacgaagggtccacgaagaagcaaccttgtctatcccaccatggccatcgcccattaaggacttgcctcactatagtagatcttcacgaagtatgcgatatccttgcccatacaaactccttggttcaactccacaatcttgacggaggctctcaagtaacacctaaccaatctaggagacaccactctccaaaaggtaatagatggtgtgttgatgatgaactccttgctcttgtgcttcaaatgatagtctccccaacactcaactctctctcacagatttggattgggtgaaaagatgatttgagtggaaagcaactcggggaaggctagagatcaagatttatgtggttggaatggaatatcttgacctcaacacatgagtatgtggttctctctcagaaaatgtatgcaggaagtgtaggcatgttctgatggctctctccacaaatgaagagtgggtgggaccgaatcagaaaactcggtcaggccgatttagttgataatgtgaccattaggcatttcggtgggaccgatatgaaaCTCGGTAGGatcaatgtgctagggttagggtaaaacttcatctcggtttgaccgattacacaaactcagtaggaccgattttggtaataagctaatcagagagttggtcaagcaaacccggtgagactgattacaaaactcggtaagaccgaattTATTGCAACAGGAACGAGAGAGTtcgcaagcccatctcggtgagaccgggatcccatcggtgagaccgaattgattagggtttctggccggcagtggctatgtcaaatgaactcggtggcgccggatagatcaaatcggtggggtcgagtttgacttttggtttgggacatatgtggatatgagaaaatggtcgagggctttggagcatatcactaagcactttgagcaagcaagccattaagcatcacctcattcccttttaatagtattggcttccttatggactcaatgtgatcttggatcactagaatgaaaatgcagagtcttgagcttttgagcttgaaccaatcatttgtccttagcatcttgaagggtttccacatccttttgtccacgccactccatctgttgaacttgtctgaaatatactagataaaaacattagtccaacaagaaatatgttgacattaattaccaaaaccacccagggagcacttgtgctttcatgagTCAAAAACACAAGGCCTGTTTATTAGACATACGTGAAGAACATGCCCGTTTTACATGTACAAGCATGACAATGACAAGAAAGTTGAGAACCCATCTAGGGCTTCTCTTTCCCTCTCCTATCCCTTGGTGGCTAGGATAAACTCTCCCCTCCAGGCATTGCTGGTGATCCCGTAGATTTGCCTCCCCTCTGCCTTCCGCTCTAGCGGCCAGTGGTGGGAAGGGGAATCCCGGTGTCTCTgctccggttagtagtttaggttagggttttttaGTCTTTGCAGGGGCGGCGCTCGGGCGTTTGGTGGCGCctcttcttcgagtttgtcttccgAGTTTCGATCCTCCTTGAGTTCGTCTATCTGGACGTAGTCGACGGAGCTCGAGCGTAGATTCCTGCTGTCTCCTTGGGacggtgaggttagggtttctcgtcataTTGCGAGATTTGGTGGCAGATGTAATCTATTCAGGGGTTCAACGACGACGAGTGCGGCTCCAtggcgctggtccttaggggcacgttcACGATGACTTTActgctgtcatcgacaaggtcaagccggctccggtatggGAGCGGCGACAACGGCGCGTACTGACGGCGGTAGTGGTCGTTCAGTGGTCTCGAAATctcgatataatttttattatgtttaaggTGCTTTGTACTTTCAACGAACTTTTGTAATAGATCTGAATCATTTTCATAAAAAAACATGACAGTGACACAATGTTTTTTTTCCAGATAAAAAGAGCATGAGCAGAATGTCTGAACGAGCCCAAAGTCATGGAGCCGGGTTCTCACGCACCCAGCACAAAGCAATCACAAGGCATCTTGAATTGAATTTGGTTAACTACCAGGTTGCCTGTCGAAATTTTTTGTCTGTGAATGCGACCCTGACGATTAATTAATTTACGCCAGCATTTCCCGAACCCTCACATCCGGGGGCGCGTCCTTTTCGCCCCAGTTATAACGGAGACAAGCAGATTATCTCAATCTCAATTGCACTACTACAATAAACGCCACCACATCTATCGATTTTGCTGGTTACCCTTTTTTCGTAACTCGACAAGGTAGCTCGCCGGTGCGTGTCACCGGCATGCGTCAATCACTGCTCTCGTTTGATTAGTTATAAAAAGGACCGGCCATTTTTCCTGCTTAAGGATCTCGACCCTTGCATGTGCGCACCTCTTTCTTGCGAGAAAAATGTCCTACTCGTGGTACGAAGATACTACATGAGGATACATGTATCTATCGATCTCGCAATTGATAGCCATGTAGATGTACCCGTGCGCAGCCATCATGAATAGGCGAATGCGGTTTAGACTCCGCGGTCGGCACGGCTCGGGGTTTATTGTCTGAGATTTGCTCGATCCATCGGCACATGCACATGGATTTGATGTATTTAGTGTAGTAAACGGTGGCGAAATTAAGCACGTAGAGGTACTCATCACATGCGGCAGCACGCGTAagtcgttgttgttgccttggccCTCTGGGGTCAAAAGGAAGAGCTCGGTCAGCAACCAGCGTGCAGCGAAGAACACGGAGGGAACAGGGGAGGCTTTGCTTTTTTACACTGATTATGCATGATTAGGCTGTGTGTTTGGAGCTCCAGGCCTCCAGACTTCCGGTGCAGGATGCTtcgaggaaggagggggagggagacAGGCCGCGGACGAGGCATGCACGCGAACCGACGACGAGGATCGGATTAGATATTGTGAGTGAGTCGCCGCGACGTTGCTTTCGGGCCAACAAGTGTGCATGGGCGATGGCTCAACGGACGCGCCGCGCGTCAGCGTCGACGTCGTCCGTGCACCAGTGTGCTTGCTGTACTGAGGTTTTTTTCTTTGCATTTTCTCCTAtaatcgatcgatcgatcgacgtCCATTGCCATCGGATGTTTGACAGTTGTTAATTAGGGGTCCATGCATGCATGATGAGGTATTGAGATGGACGGACGCGTGACGGTGCCTCGCATGCAGCTGGCCATGAAATGCAACTTAATTCACCTCATCAACGTTCAACAATAATCTATTCTAGCTACTCGATGGTTCGTGAGCCTCGTTCGTACGTGCATACTCATGTCGCCTTCCCCCTCGAAATATAGTAATCGGCATGAGGATTATCAAGTCGTGAAAACTAGATAAGAACGAGGTTACATACATAGGTAGACCACTAGCTATTATCCCAGGGGGGACAATGATGGTTGGGAAGGATACATGCAATatctccgtccgtccgtccgtccgtcctccGGCGAGCCCGAAAGAAGCGTGCCCGGGAGAAAGGCGAAGGAGCATCAAGCCGATCCCCTGTTTTAAAATCGGACCCTGTCCTGTGCCTACCTTACACAAGGGGACACTTGCATGACAAGGGAGGGTCTTTTCTTCCTTTAGCTTTTCTTTAAGAAGAGCTCCTAATTTCCATCTTGTTTTAGTCCCATTAACTAATTAACCCGATCGGTCGGTCGATCTCCCTAACCTAGCTAGCCTCAGTCAGTCAGTGCCTCCACGCAATCACAAAGGTGGAGTCCGTACGCGACAGGCACCAACCTAATCATCCCCGGGGCAAAGCGCAAGCAACACATATACGCACAAGATGCATGAATGGAATGACATGCAATCATATATACTCCACTAGTTTTATTATTCTCCGTAGAGGACATGTTTGCAATGATTTAGTAGTAGGATATTGCATCATTGGCGCGTAGGAAGCGTATTGGGATGATGTTGGGCCAGTAGCGCGCACAGGGAACCTTTGCTCGGCTAACCACGATTATCGAGTCCATCCATGATGCAGTCGACCGACCAGTCCACCACCGCCGGCTGGCCGGACGGATGGTTGTGCGGGCGGGTGGGAGCACTCGCCGCTAGCTTGCCTAGCCGTTCCGGTGCGAATGATGAGACGTGGCCAGTGGCTACGAACCAATCATGGGGCTGATTGATTTTCTTGGATTGATGTTCTACACAGACGCGGAGATGGATGATGGATTTGGATTTGTATGGACGCGCGGACGGATGGAGCGCCGGCGTCGAGATGATAGGCGGGATGTGTGATGATTGGCGAGCCCGTAGTACGTCGTCGTCGCGGCGGTTGGTAGTTAAGATGATGATGATGGGTTGAGTGAGGCCTAAGCTCTGCTCATGGACAATCAAACGCATCATTATTTTACGATACGGATAGATGGATGAGCAGTGCGCATGGGGCAAAATGGCACGAGTGGTGATCAAGGCGTGGAGTCTTGAGGAGATACGTGCGCGTGTGGATTACTAGTTCGAGGCACGCAACTTTGGACCGGAACTGGGGATCGATCGTTCTGGTAAAGGCGCCGCGAACATTCTTCACCTTTAAGCCTAACACAAagcagaaaacagaagaaaaagtcTCACCAAAGACACATACATTGGTCGCTGATTATTCAGAGTCAGCTCACCACACCAGGGACCATTCGAATTTTTAGACTAGTTGAGCTCCGGATTAGTAGTAAGCTTTTTGGTGGTGAAAGTGGGAAAATATACGAGGAGAAAAATCGCTGACCAACCTGtggacgcacgcacgcacgcacgcacgggcGGACGTAAACGACACGGGACACGCGGCCACGGCTGCACTCGCGCGCTGTGAACGACGCGCCGTGGCGCGAAGCCGCTAACGGAAGCAGAGCGCGCGCCACCACTATAAATTCTCCCCGGCAGGCGCCAAGacgacacacacacgcacacacttgCTCTGTCACTCCAAGCCTCGCGTTCCCAGTCACGACACACGACGGTGAAACCAATTATCTCCGATCTCTAAGACCGAAAACCAAGAGCAATCCCGTTTGCAAATGGCGACCCCCGCGATCGCGCTGCTTGATCAGAGCCTGccgttcggcggcggcggctcggaccgGCTCAGCAAGGAGATCTTCTCCATCCTCGAGTCCAACTTCCTGTTCGGCGCGCAGGCGCTGGAGCCGGCCGGGGCGTGCTCGGCGGGCCGCGTGCGCGTGCTCTCCATCGACGGGGGCGCGGACGGCGGCGCGCTCGCCGCGGCCGCGCTGGTCAGGCTCGAGCGCCGGCTGCAGGAGCTGTCGGGCAGCCCCGAGGCCCGCGTCGCGGACTACTTCGACGTGGCGGCCGGGTCCGGCGCCGGCGGGTTCCTCGCGGCCGCGCTGTTCGCGCGCCGGATGCCGGCGGAGGCCGCGCGCGACGTCGTGGCCAAGAACCGCAAGGTGTTCTCTGGGCGCCATGGGCGTGGTGGGCTGTTCAACAGGCCCGAGGCGGTGTTTAAGAAGGTGTTCGGGGACCTCACCGTGCGCGACGCGGCCAAGCCGCTGCTGATCCCCTGCTACGACATGGCCACGGCCGCGCCGTTCGTCTTCTCCCGCGCCGACGCCGTCGAGGCCGAGGCGTTCGACTTCCCGCTCTGGCAGGTCTGCGCGGCCGCGTGCGGGGTGGGGCCGGCTGAGGTGGCGTCCCTCGACGGGCGCACCAGGCTGCGCGCCGCCGCGGCGGCAGGCGGGACCGGCGCCGGCGTGGCCAACCCGACCGCCGTGGCCGTCACCCACGTGCTCCACAACAAGCGCGAGTTCCCcttcgccgccggcgccggcgacctCGTCGTGCTGTCCCTCGGCGGGAACGCCGCCGCCGGCTCGGGCGCCCGCGCGTCGTCCTCCAGCCTCCTGCGCATCGCCGGCGCGTGCCAGGCCGACATGGTACGTCCCGATTGATTCTTGAGCATTCATTGCACGGACAGAATCGTACCATCGTCACGTACGCGGGGCTAAACAGGACTGTGCTTTTCAGGTGGACCAAGCCGTATCAATGGCGTTCGGAGAGAACAGAGCAACCAACTACATCCGCATCCAGGTAAATAATTTACTATCTTGTACTGTAATTTTTTCACAATTTACACCTGGTTAATTACCATTACCATTGTGAAATGTGAGTCAACGAAAGCTGACTGTGCCAATTGTGTTCTCTCCCCAGGGCAACGGCATTACCGCCggagcgacggcggaggcggccaTGGCGGAGCGTGGGGTGGAGTCGGTCCTGTTCCGGGGCAAGAAGCTGATGCCGCAGACCAACGGCGAGCGGCTGGACGGCGTGGCGGAGCAGCTGGTGCGGGAGCAGCACCGGAGGATGGACAGCAAGACGCCGGTGGTGCTCATCAAGCCGTCGGCGACGCCCAGGACGTCCTCCTCGTCGGCGTCCACGCTCATCACCGTGTCCACCAACTCCTCCTCGGAGTCGCCCtgagccgacgccgacgccgacaccgacaccgtccgtccgtccgtcgacCCACCGGCGGCGCTGATCTTCTAATTAACTAGCTTTGGGTTCCCGATTTATTTATTTGTTCCGGGGCATCTGTTGCTTGGCTTTTAGTTAGCGCGGCGCCGGCACTAGTGGTAGGGGGTTTTGGTTGcctgccggcgccgccgcccgcccaTGGCGCTCGCTCCCGGCCGGCCCCCGCGCGCGCGGCCGCggaagaaagaggagagtggtCGGAGTGGAATGTGAAAGATTTCTCTAGCTAGGATCGAAGCGGTGAGAGTGACGAGTGCGTGTGCTGTGCTGTGCTGCAACTACGATGTAATACTGCGTAGCTTGTGCGGTGCCTGCAATGAAATACTACTAAAATCGGTGTGGCTTTGCTGGTAAGCAGTGATAACTATCATGCGATTTCACAAAGGATCGGCTCAAACTTCATCGCATCTTCATTGCTTCTT
Protein-coding regions in this window:
- the LOC123167440 gene encoding patatin-like protein 3 translates to MATPAIALLDQSLPFGGGGSDRLSKEIFSILESNFLFGAQALEPAGACSAGRVRVLSIDGGADGGALAAAALVRLERRLQELSGSPEARVADYFDVAAGSGAGGFLAAALFARRMPAEAARDVVAKNRKVFSGRHGRGGLFNRPEAVFKKVFGDLTVRDAAKPLLIPCYDMATAAPFVFSRADAVEAEAFDFPLWQVCAAACGVGPAEVASLDGRTRLRAAAAAGGTGAGVANPTAVAVTHVLHNKREFPFAAGAGDLVVLSLGGNAAAGSGARASSSSLLRIAGACQADMVDQAVSMAFGENRATNYIRIQGNGITAGATAEAAMAERGVESVLFRGKKLMPQTNGERLDGVAEQLVREQHRRMDSKTPVVLIKPSATPRTSSSSASTLITVSTNSSSESP